One Desulfobulbus propionicus DSM 2032 DNA segment encodes these proteins:
- a CDS encoding chemotaxis protein CheW, giving the protein MNPSPPQENRVELATFQVGEALCGMAIHQIQEINKLSQLTRVPQAPADVLGILNLRGQIVTVLDLARRLGLGSTEPDSLCRVIIVNSAGNKVGILVHRISDVVSVEQTEKAPPPANMRGIQGRFFTGVYKREHNLIGLLDIDKVLSLDDN; this is encoded by the coding sequence ATGAACCCATCGCCCCCCCAGGAAAACCGCGTCGAACTGGCCACCTTTCAGGTAGGCGAAGCCCTCTGCGGAATGGCAATTCACCAGATCCAGGAGATCAACAAACTCAGCCAGCTCACCCGGGTGCCCCAGGCCCCGGCCGACGTGCTCGGCATCCTCAACCTGCGGGGCCAGATCGTCACCGTGCTCGACCTGGCCCGACGCCTGGGGCTGGGCTCCACCGAGCCGGATTCCCTGTGCCGGGTGATCATCGTCAACAGCGCCGGCAACAAGGTCGGTATCCTCGTGCACAGGATCAGTGACGTGGTCAGCGTCGAGCAGACGGAGAAGGCCCCCCCGCCCGCCAACATGCGTGGCATCCAGGGCCGTTTTTTCACCGGCGTCTACAAACGCGAGCACAACCTTATCGGCCTGCTCGACATCGACAAGGTGCTCAGCCTCGATGACAACTGA